The Rhinoderma darwinii isolate aRhiDar2 unplaced genomic scaffold, aRhiDar2.hap1 Scaffold_489, whole genome shotgun sequence genome window below encodes:
- the LOC142720074 gene encoding histone H2B 1.1, which produces MPEPAKSAPAPKKGSKKAVTKTQKKDGKKRRKSRKESYAIYVYKVLKQVHPDTGISSKAMGIMNSFVNDIFERIAGEASRLAHYNKRSTITSREIQTAVRLLLPGELAKHAVSEGTKAVTKYTSAK; this is translated from the coding sequence ATGCCTGAGCCCGCCAAGTCTGCCCCGGCGCCCAAGAAAGGCTCCAAGAAAGCCGTGACCAAGACACAGAAGAAGGACGGCAAGAAGCGGAGAAAGAGCAGGAAGGAAAGCTACGCCATTTACGTGTACAAGGTGCTCAAGCAGGTCCACCCTGACACCGGCATCTCGTCCAAGGCCATGGGCATCATGAACtccttcgtcaatgacatcttcgagCGCATCGCAGGGGAAGCCTCCCGCCTGGCTCACTACAACAAGCGCTCCACCATCACCTCCCGGGAGATCCAGACTGCCGTGCGCCTGCTGCTGCCTGGAGAGCTGGCCAAGCACGCCGTGTCCGAGGGCACCAAGGCCGTCACCAAGTACACCAGCGCCAAGTAA
- the LOC142720066 gene encoding histone H2A type 1-like — translation MSGRGKQGGKVRAKAKTRSSRAGLQFPVGRVHRLLRKGNYAQRVGAGAPVYLAAVLEYLTAEILELAGNAARDNKKTRIIPRHLQLAVRNDEELNKLLGGVTIAQGGVLPNIQAVLLPKKTESSKSAKSK, via the coding sequence ATGTCTGGAAGAGGAAAGCAAGGAGGCAAAGTGCGGGCTAAAGCCAAGACCCGCTCATCCCGGGCCGGACTTCAGTTCCCTGtcggtcgtgtgcacagacttCTCCGCAAGGGCAACTACGCTCAGAGGGTCGGCGCCGGCGCTCCGGTCTACCTGGCCGCTGTGCTGGAATATTTGACCGCTGAGATCCTGGAACTGGCCGGAAATGCCGCCCGGGACAACAAGAAGACCCGAATCATCCCCCGTCACCTGCAGCTGGCCGTGCGCAATGACGAGGAGCTCAACAAACTGCTGGGTGGTGTGACCATCGCTCAGGGAGGCGTCCTGCCCAACATCCAGGCCGTTCTGCTGCCCAAGAAGACCGAGAGCAGCAAAAGCGCCAAGAGCAAGTGA
- the LOC142720065 gene encoding histone H3, with translation MARTKQTARKSTGGKAPRKQLATKAARKSAPATGGVKKPHRYRPGTVALREIRRYQKSTELLIRKLPFQRLVREIAQDFKTDLRFQSSAVMALQEASEAYLVGLFEDTNLCAIHAKRVTIMPKDIQLARRIRGERA, from the coding sequence ATGGCCAGAACAAAGCAGACCGCGCGTAAATCCACCGGCGGGAAAGCGCCCCGCAAGCAGCTGGCTACTAAAGCTGCACGGAAGAGCGCTCCCGCTACCGGCGGAGTGAAGAAGCCTCATCGTTACCGCCCGGGCACAGTCGCTCTCCGTGAAATCCGCCGCTACCAGAAGTCCACGGAGCTTCTTATCCGTAAGCTGCCCTTCCAGCGCCTGGTGCGAGAGATCGCTCAGGACTTCAAGACCGATCTGCGCTTCCAGAGCTCAGCAGTCATGGCTCTGCAGGAGGCCAGCGAGGCTTATCTGGTCGGACTGTTTGAGGATACCAACCTGTGCGCCATCCACGCCAAGAGGGTCACTATCATGCCCAAAGACATTCAACTGGCCCGCAGGATCCGTGGTGAGAGGGCTTAG
- the LOC142720073 gene encoding histone H1.01-like encodes MAETAPAAAVTPAEPAAKSKKQPKKPAAGGAKKNKKPSGPSVSELIVKAVSASKERSGMSLAALKKALAAGGYDVDKNNSRLKMALKTLVTKETLLQVKGSGASGSFKLNKKQQETKDKAAKKKPAAAAKSPKKTPAKSLTKAKRPAAAKKVAKSPKKPKPAPKKITKSPAKKAAKPKAAKSPAKKAAKSPAKKAAKSPAKKASKSRKTVAKK; translated from the coding sequence ATGGCAGAGACCGCACCAGCCGCCGCTGTCACTCCCGCCGAGCCGGCCGCCAAATCCAAGAAGCAGCcgaaaaaacctgcagcagggggcgccaagaaaaacaaaaaaccctccgGTCCCAGCGTGTCAGAGCTCATCGTGAAAGCCGTGTCCGCCTCCAAAGAGCGCAGTGGGATGTCTCTGGCCGCCCTGAAGAAGGCTCTGGCTGCTGGAGGATACGATGTAGACAAGAACAACAGCCGCCTGAAGATGGCGCTCAAGACTCTGGTGACCAAGGAAACCCTGCTCCAGGTGAAAGGCAGCGGCGCCTCCGGCTCCTTCAAGCTGAACAAGAAGCAGCAGGAGACTAAGGACAAGGCGGCCAAGAAGAAGCCGGCGGCTGCTGCCAAATCCCCGAAGAAGACTCCGGCCAAGAGCCTGACAAAGGCCAAGAGGCCTGCCGCTGCCAAGAAGGTGGCGAAGAGCCCCAAGAAGCCAAAACCTGCCCCCAAGAAAATAACAAAGAGCCCAGCAAAGAAGGCGGCCAAGcccaaagctgccaagagtccggctaagaaagctgccaagagtccggctaagaaagctgccaagagtccggctaagaaagcgTCTAAATCCAGGAAGACCGTGGCGAAGAAATAA